From the Gramella sp. Hel_I_59 genome, one window contains:
- the uvrC gene encoding excinuclease ABC subunit UvrC gives MEKPALDVQLKTLPNSPGVYQYFDKNGKILYVGKAKNLKKRVTSYFTKRHDSHRIGVMVKKIHEIKHIVVASETDALLLENNLIKKHQPRFNVMLKDDKTYPWICIKNERFPRVFPTRKLVRDGSEYYGPFTSFKTVNTLLDLIKGLYKLRTCNYDLSEEKIRNEKYKVCLEYHLGNCEGPCEALQPEEEYNRNIEAIRQIVKGNFKDSLQRFRNQMKEHAENMEFEDAQRIKIKIDVLENYQSKSTVVNPRINNVDVFSVVSDEGYGYVNFLQLSHGAIIRSHTIEMKKKLDESDLELLELAIVEIRQRFSSKSTEIYVPFKVDVGEDLKITVPKLGDKKKIVELSQRNAKYFRQERFKQMKIIDPDRHVNRIMAQMKEDLRLSEEPRHIECFDNSNIQGTNPVAACVVFKDGKPSKKDYRKFNIKTVEGPDDFASMEEVVFRRYRRLLNEDEPLPQLIIVDGGKGQLSSGVKALDTLGLRGKIAIIGIAKRLEEIYYPGDSIPLYLDKKSESLKIIQQLRNEAHRFGITFHRNKRSKTALNTELESIAGIGEKTVIDLLKNFRSLKRVKEASEKELAEVIGASRATIVYQFYHKENA, from the coding sequence ATGGAAAAGCCAGCTCTGGACGTACAATTAAAAACCTTGCCCAATAGCCCGGGTGTCTATCAATATTTCGATAAGAATGGAAAGATCCTTTATGTAGGGAAAGCCAAGAATTTGAAGAAAAGGGTGACCTCTTATTTCACAAAAAGACACGATAGCCATCGAATTGGTGTCATGGTGAAGAAGATCCATGAAATAAAACATATCGTGGTTGCTTCAGAAACCGATGCACTGCTCCTGGAAAATAATCTAATCAAGAAACATCAGCCCAGGTTCAATGTGATGCTGAAGGATGACAAAACCTATCCATGGATTTGCATTAAAAATGAGCGGTTTCCACGAGTTTTTCCAACTAGAAAACTGGTTCGTGATGGTAGTGAATATTATGGGCCTTTTACCAGCTTTAAAACGGTAAACACACTGCTCGATCTTATTAAGGGATTATACAAATTGAGGACTTGTAATTATGATCTTTCCGAAGAAAAGATCCGGAATGAGAAATATAAGGTCTGCTTAGAATATCATCTTGGTAATTGTGAAGGACCCTGTGAAGCTTTGCAGCCTGAAGAAGAATATAACCGCAATATTGAAGCGATTCGCCAGATCGTAAAAGGTAATTTTAAGGATTCCCTTCAGCGTTTTCGGAATCAAATGAAAGAGCATGCTGAGAATATGGAATTTGAAGATGCTCAGCGTATCAAGATCAAGATTGATGTTCTGGAGAATTATCAATCCAAGTCTACAGTGGTGAATCCACGTATCAATAATGTAGACGTTTTTTCCGTAGTAAGTGATGAGGGTTACGGCTACGTGAACTTTCTCCAATTATCGCACGGTGCGATCATACGTTCGCATACTATTGAGATGAAAAAGAAGCTGGATGAAAGCGATCTGGAATTGCTGGAACTGGCTATTGTAGAGATCAGGCAGCGCTTCAGTTCGAAATCTACTGAAATCTATGTGCCGTTCAAAGTAGATGTTGGTGAGGACCTGAAGATCACGGTTCCAAAACTGGGCGATAAAAAGAAGATCGTAGAGTTATCCCAGCGAAATGCGAAATATTTCAGGCAGGAACGATTTAAGCAAATGAAGATCATAGATCCAGACCGTCATGTGAACCGTATTATGGCGCAAATGAAGGAAGATCTTAGACTTAGCGAAGAACCCCGGCATATTGAGTGTTTTGATAATTCAAATATTCAGGGAACCAATCCGGTTGCCGCCTGCGTGGTATTCAAGGATGGAAAACCAAGCAAAAAGGATTATCGAAAATTTAATATCAAAACCGTAGAAGGACCAGACGATTTTGCTTCAATGGAAGAAGTGGTTTTTAGACGTTATAGAAGACTGCTAAATGAAGATGAGCCGCTTCCGCAATTAATTATTGTGGATGGTGGAAAAGGGCAGCTTTCCAGCGGTGTTAAGGCACTGGACACTCTAGGTCTCCGCGGCAAGATCGCCATCATAGGGATCGCGAAACGACTGGAAGAGATCTACTATCCCGGTGATTCCATACCTTTATATCTGGACAAAAAATCTGAATCTTTAAAGATCATTCAGCAGCTTCGAAATGAGGCGCATCGCTTCGGAATTACATTTCACCGGAATAAAAGAAGTAAAACCGCGTTAAATACCGAACTTGAGTCCATTGCTGGAATTGGCGAAAAAACAGTCATTGATTTACTGAAGAATTTCAGGTCTTTAAAAAGAGTGAAGGAAGCAAGCGAAAAGGAACTTGCTGAAGTGATCGGGGCTTCCCGGGCAACGATTGTCTATCAATTTTATCATAAAGAGAATGCGTAA
- a CDS encoding patatin-like phospholipase family protein, which translates to MRNYLFILSLIISFGAICQEEDRPKVGLVLSGGGAKGLAHIGVLKTLEEQGIKIDYIGGTSMGAIIGGLYASGYSASELDSIFRTTQFDILIQDNLPRRAKTFYEKEDSEKYAITLPFDNFDISFPSGLFKGQNIYNLLSRLTIHVSDVEDFSQLPIPFFCIAANVETGDEVILDSGSLAKAISASGAIPTLLSPIKIDGQLLTDGGVANNYPIEELRRRGAEVIIGVDVQDSLVKRDKLRSVFEIMSQISNFRTINDMKEKAPKTDIYIKPNVNSFSVMAFDKGQAIIDSGAVAANNMLEELKLLGNLDDSLVIRKPVPKIDSFNISALSVEGNNTYPRAYVQGKLKLDYEETYNFEDLNIGINNLSATGNFERINYQLIPEDENGNYILAMQIEESENKMLLRLGLHYDELYKSGALVNLTRKSLLFTNDVASLDLIVGDNLRYNFNYYLDKGFYWSFGINSRYNTFDKGLLLNGIRDTEGLSEFQDIRELEVTVRDFTNQIYVESLFQQVFSIGVGLEHKYLKYSSNTFNDAINQSQELVLANDHYAGAFGYVKFDSYDNKYFPTKGVRFDGDFHIYLYSSDYNNDFSEFSIAKGSLGYAIQPFPKFTTRISTGTGFKIGNDESQVLDFFLGGYGNDFINNFKPFLGYDFLSLSADSYIKAQLEFDYELFRKNHIIASANIANVEDDLYTTGNWLSMPDYNGYGIGYGIETFMGPLEAKYSYSPETKESYWFFSLGFWF; encoded by the coding sequence ATGCGTAATTATCTTTTCATCCTTAGTCTTATCATTTCCTTTGGAGCAATTTGCCAGGAAGAAGATAGGCCGAAGGTTGGACTGGTATTAAGTGGAGGTGGTGCTAAAGGACTTGCCCATATAGGTGTGCTAAAAACCCTTGAAGAGCAGGGCATCAAGATCGATTATATTGGAGGTACTAGTATGGGGGCAATTATTGGCGGACTATATGCTTCCGGCTATTCTGCCAGTGAACTTGATTCTATTTTCAGGACCACGCAATTTGATATTCTAATTCAGGATAACCTGCCAAGGCGGGCAAAAACTTTCTATGAAAAGGAAGATTCAGAAAAATACGCGATCACGCTTCCTTTTGACAATTTTGATATTTCATTTCCCAGCGGACTTTTTAAAGGTCAGAATATTTACAATTTACTATCAAGACTTACTATTCATGTAAGCGATGTTGAAGATTTTAGCCAATTACCCATCCCGTTTTTCTGTATTGCGGCGAATGTGGAAACCGGCGACGAAGTGATTCTGGATAGTGGATCACTGGCTAAAGCAATTTCAGCTAGTGGCGCGATTCCAACACTTCTAAGTCCCATAAAAATTGACGGACAGTTGTTAACTGACGGTGGCGTTGCCAATAATTACCCGATCGAAGAATTACGGCGTCGTGGAGCTGAGGTGATCATTGGGGTAGATGTACAGGATAGTCTTGTCAAAAGAGATAAATTAAGGAGTGTATTTGAAATTATGAGTCAGATCTCAAATTTTCGCACAATCAATGACATGAAGGAGAAAGCTCCGAAAACAGATATTTACATTAAGCCAAACGTAAATTCTTTCTCGGTCATGGCTTTTGACAAAGGACAGGCGATCATAGATTCTGGAGCGGTGGCCGCAAACAATATGCTAGAGGAACTTAAGTTGCTGGGTAATCTTGATGATAGCTTAGTAATTCGAAAACCGGTTCCAAAGATCGATAGTTTCAATATTAGTGCACTTTCAGTTGAAGGAAATAATACCTATCCAAGAGCTTATGTGCAGGGTAAATTAAAGCTTGATTACGAAGAAACGTACAACTTCGAGGATCTGAATATTGGAATTAACAACCTTTCTGCGACCGGTAACTTTGAGCGAATTAATTACCAGCTAATACCCGAAGATGAAAATGGCAATTATATACTTGCCATGCAAATTGAGGAAAGTGAAAACAAAATGCTGTTGCGACTGGGATTACATTATGATGAGCTTTATAAAAGTGGTGCGCTGGTGAATCTTACCCGGAAAAGTTTACTATTTACTAATGATGTGGCTTCTCTGGACCTTATCGTGGGGGATAACCTGCGTTACAATTTTAACTATTACCTGGATAAAGGTTTTTACTGGAGCTTCGGAATAAATTCTCGCTACAATACTTTCGATAAAGGCTTACTGTTAAACGGGATTAGGGATACTGAAGGTCTTAGTGAATTTCAGGATATAAGAGAGCTGGAAGTTACAGTGAGAGATTTTACCAATCAAATCTATGTGGAGTCACTTTTTCAGCAGGTGTTTTCCATAGGTGTTGGATTGGAACACAAGTATTTGAAGTATAGCAGTAATACTTTTAATGATGCCATCAATCAAAGTCAGGAACTAGTTTTGGCAAATGACCATTATGCCGGCGCTTTCGGCTATGTGAAATTCGATTCTTACGATAATAAATATTTCCCCACCAAAGGAGTTCGTTTTGATGGAGACTTTCATATTTACCTGTATTCTTCAGATTATAATAATGATTTTTCGGAGTTCTCGATCGCAAAGGGAAGTTTAGGATATGCTATACAACCTTTTCCCAAATTCACGACCCGGATAAGTACAGGTACTGGTTTTAAGATAGGAAACGATGAAAGCCAGGTGCTGGATTTCTTTCTGGGAGGTTATGGGAATGATTTTATCAATAATTTCAAACCTTTTCTGGGTTATGATTTTTTAAGCCTTTCCGCAGATAGTTATATAAAAGCGCAACTGGAGTTTGACTATGAGCTCTTCAGAAAAAACCATATTATCGCCAGCGCCAATATTGCCAATGTGGAAGATGACCTGTACACGACCGGTAACTGGTTGAGCATGCCCGATTATAATGGCTACGGAATTGGCTACGGAATCGAAACTTTTATGGGGCCACTGGAAGCGAAATATTCCTATTCACCCGAAACTAAAGAAAGTTACTGGTTTTTTAGCCTCGGATTCTGGTTTTAG
- a CDS encoding homogentisate 1,2-dioxygenase: MPFYHKLGKIPHKRHTIFRKPDGSLYYEQLFGTIGFDGMSSNLYHEHRPTQVKEIKGSYDVRPKVAIENNLKSYRLKGFQITPHPDYLQSRKAVLTNADCDIILASPQGSTEDYFYKNSDADELIFVHKGSGKLRTHLGNIDFKYGDYLLIPRGTIYKMDFDDENNRLFIVESRRPIYTPKRYRNWFGQLLEHSPFCERDLRQPHELETNNEEGDFLIKIKKQGEIFDMVYATHPFDVVGYDGYNYPYAFSIHDFEPITGRIHQPPPVHQTFETDAFVVCSFCPRKYDYHPESIPAPYSHSNIDSDEVLYYVDGDFMSRNDIEAGHISLHPAGIPHGPHPGAVERSIGQVETEELAVMVDTFKPLKLTEEAMKIADETYFRSWLDGEH; encoded by the coding sequence ATGCCTTTTTATCATAAACTCGGCAAGATCCCTCACAAGCGCCATACGATTTTCAGAAAACCTGATGGAAGCCTGTATTATGAGCAGCTTTTTGGGACGATTGGTTTCGACGGAATGTCTTCCAATCTCTATCACGAACATCGCCCAACTCAGGTAAAGGAAATCAAAGGAAGTTACGATGTACGACCGAAGGTTGCGATCGAAAATAACCTGAAATCATACCGTTTAAAAGGCTTCCAGATCACTCCGCATCCAGATTACCTGCAGAGTAGAAAAGCAGTTTTGACCAATGCAGATTGTGATATTATTCTCGCTTCTCCTCAAGGTTCTACGGAAGACTATTTCTACAAGAACTCTGATGCAGATGAATTGATCTTCGTGCACAAAGGATCTGGAAAGCTTAGAACTCATCTTGGAAACATTGATTTTAAATACGGAGATTATTTACTGATTCCAAGAGGTACGATCTACAAAATGGATTTTGATGATGAGAATAACAGGCTTTTTATCGTTGAATCCCGTAGACCGATCTATACTCCAAAACGATACAGGAATTGGTTTGGTCAACTGCTGGAACATTCTCCATTTTGTGAAAGAGATTTACGCCAGCCGCATGAACTGGAAACCAATAATGAGGAAGGTGATTTTCTTATCAAGATCAAGAAACAAGGAGAAATCTTCGATATGGTCTATGCGACACATCCTTTTGATGTAGTGGGCTATGATGGATACAATTATCCTTATGCGTTTTCAATTCATGATTTTGAACCTATCACTGGAAGAATTCATCAACCGCCACCGGTACATCAGACTTTCGAAACAGATGCTTTTGTAGTTTGCAGTTTTTGTCCGCGTAAATACGATTATCATCCGGAAAGTATTCCGGCACCTTACAGTCACAGTAATATTGATAGTGATGAGGTGTTATATTATGTAGATGGTGATTTTATGAGTAGAAATGATATCGAAGCTGGTCATATATCCTTGCACCCGGCTGGAATCCCTCATGGGCCGCACCCTGGAGCAGTAGAAAGAAGTATCGGGCAGGTAGAAACTGAAGAGCTGGCTGTAATGGTAGATACATTCAAGCCGTTAAAACTTACAGAAGAGGCGATGAAAATTGCCGATGAGACCTACTTTAGGTCCTGGTTAGATGGAGAGCATTAA
- the hppD gene encoding 4-hydroxyphenylpyruvate dioxygenase, with protein sequence MSTDNTSLNLEKVIPEAEDFLPILGTDFVELYVGNAKQAAYYYQHAWGFQPIAYSGLETGRKDSVSYVMQQGKIRVVLTSPLQPEGDINAHIDKHGDGVKFVALWVDDARKSYEETTKRGAKSYVEPYVMEDENGKAVISGIHTYGETIHLFVERKDYTGPFLPGYRIYNTKTQVPDTGLQFIDHMVGNVGWNEMDKWVEFYGKVMGFAQLVSFDDKDISTDYTALMSKVMSNGNGRIKFPINEPAEGKKKSQIEEYIDFYNGAGVQHIALATDNIIETVTALRDRGVEFLYVPETYYDDLLDRVGEIDEDLEPLKELGVLVDRDDEGYLLQIFTKPVLDRPTMFFEIIQRKGAQSFGKGNFKALFEAIEREQDLRGTLN encoded by the coding sequence ATGTCAACAGATAACACATCATTAAATTTAGAAAAAGTAATTCCTGAAGCAGAAGATTTTCTGCCAATCCTGGGAACAGACTTTGTAGAACTATATGTAGGAAATGCCAAGCAGGCAGCCTATTATTATCAACATGCATGGGGTTTCCAGCCAATAGCATATTCGGGTTTGGAAACTGGTCGTAAAGACAGTGTTTCCTATGTGATGCAACAGGGAAAAATTAGAGTTGTTCTAACTTCACCATTGCAACCGGAAGGAGATATCAATGCACATATAGACAAACACGGTGACGGAGTAAAGTTCGTGGCACTATGGGTGGACGATGCGAGAAAGAGCTATGAAGAAACTACAAAAAGAGGGGCAAAATCTTATGTAGAGCCATATGTAATGGAAGATGAAAACGGGAAAGCCGTGATCTCAGGAATCCATACTTATGGAGAAACCATTCACCTTTTTGTAGAACGTAAGGATTATACCGGACCATTTTTACCGGGGTACAGAATTTACAATACCAAAACTCAGGTACCAGATACAGGTTTACAATTTATCGACCATATGGTTGGAAATGTAGGCTGGAACGAAATGGACAAATGGGTAGAATTCTACGGAAAAGTAATGGGCTTTGCCCAGTTGGTATCTTTTGATGATAAAGATATCTCGACCGACTATACCGCGCTTATGAGTAAGGTAATGAGCAATGGGAACGGTAGAATTAAATTTCCTATTAATGAGCCTGCGGAAGGAAAAAAGAAATCACAGATCGAGGAATATATCGATTTTTATAATGGAGCCGGAGTCCAGCATATCGCTTTAGCTACAGATAACATTATCGAAACAGTTACAGCATTAAGAGACAGAGGTGTGGAATTCTTATATGTTCCTGAAACTTACTATGATGATCTACTGGATCGTGTTGGTGAGATCGATGAGGACCTGGAACCATTAAAAGAGCTGGGAGTGCTGGTGGATCGCGATGATGAGGGGTATTTGCTACAGATCTTTACAAAACCAGTTCTGGATAGACCAACTATGTTCTTCGAGATCATCCAGAGAAAAGGTGCTCAATCCTTCGGAAAAGGAAACTTTAAAGCTTTATTTGAGGCAATTGAAAGAGAACAGGATTTGCGAGGTACCTTAAATTAA
- a CDS encoding DUF3108 domain-containing protein: MRNYIAITFLFLVFTTGNMFSQDAFGEGEWFKFRIHYGLFNASYATLEVDETKFQNKPVYHIKGRGRSTGLLGLFFKVDDDYQTYIDKRTGKPYRFVRNIDEGGYTKDLVIDFDHNDKKAHVLNRKNNQKKSYSVPHNVHDMLSSFYYIRNQIKNDELEPGDEMRLNMFIDDENLDFKLVFLGRDTIKTKFGKVATLKFRPYVLAGRVFKEKESLTFWISDDKNKIPVKIEANLAVGSLDADLEAYKGLKHQFSIQMD, encoded by the coding sequence ATGAGAAATTATATTGCAATTACCTTTCTTTTTTTAGTGTTTACCACCGGAAACATGTTCTCACAAGATGCATTTGGCGAAGGTGAGTGGTTTAAGTTTAGAATTCATTATGGATTATTCAATGCCAGTTATGCAACACTGGAGGTAGATGAAACTAAATTTCAGAATAAACCTGTCTATCATATAAAAGGACGCGGTAGATCTACTGGATTATTAGGCTTGTTCTTTAAAGTGGATGATGATTACCAAACCTATATTGATAAAAGAACCGGAAAACCCTACCGTTTTGTACGTAATATTGACGAAGGCGGTTATACCAAGGACCTGGTGATCGACTTTGATCATAATGATAAGAAAGCCCATGTTCTCAATCGAAAGAACAATCAGAAAAAATCATATTCTGTGCCTCATAATGTACACGATATGTTATCATCATTTTACTATATTCGCAACCAAATTAAAAACGACGAGTTAGAGCCAGGTGATGAGATGCGTTTGAACATGTTCATCGATGATGAAAACCTCGATTTTAAGCTTGTTTTCCTGGGGCGTGACACGATTAAAACGAAGTTTGGTAAAGTTGCAACCCTCAAATTCAGACCTTATGTACTGGCCGGAAGAGTATTTAAGGAGAAAGAAAGTCTTACTTTCTGGATTAGTGATGATAAGAACAAAATTCCGGTGAAAATTGAAGCAAACCTGGCCGTAGGGTCTTTGGATGCCGATCTTGAAGCTTACAAAGGTCTAAAGCATCAATTTAGTATACAAATGGATTAG
- a CDS encoding tryptophan 2,3-dioxygenase family protein, with amino-acid sequence MEIKPEIAERIGKLEEKFKNSGQDMGSYLDGLLYDRYLSYWDYISVDTLLSLQKTNTHFPDEMIFITYHQITELYFKLIIHEQKQIIETTTLTSAYFVEKLNRINRYFRILIDSFDVMIKGMEREQFLKFRMALLPASGFQSAQFRMIELYSTPLENLVDFNLRDEFTVENTSEELFDNIYWKKGGIDLETGEKTLTLKQFEKRYTPRFLRIAKDVYGNTIYQRYQAMHEDDRQNEDLQQALRNFDVNVNINWLLMHMGAAYRYLSKKDETIKATGGTNWKKFLPPSFQRVSFFPELWSQEELNDWGKQWVNHTFNTEKQKA; translated from the coding sequence ATGGAGATAAAACCCGAAATCGCGGAACGAATTGGAAAGCTTGAAGAAAAGTTCAAAAATTCGGGACAGGATATGGGGTCTTATCTGGATGGTCTGTTATATGACCGCTATCTCTCTTACTGGGATTATATTAGTGTAGATACACTATTAAGTTTACAGAAAACCAATACGCACTTTCCAGATGAGATGATCTTTATCACTTATCATCAAATCACTGAACTATATTTTAAACTCATCATTCACGAGCAAAAACAGATCATAGAAACCACAACGCTAACATCTGCTTATTTCGTTGAGAAGCTGAATAGGATCAACCGGTATTTCAGAATACTTATCGACTCTTTTGATGTAATGATCAAGGGAATGGAAAGGGAACAGTTTCTGAAATTCAGAATGGCTCTACTGCCTGCCAGTGGATTCCAGTCGGCGCAGTTCAGGATGATCGAATTATATTCAACTCCTCTAGAAAATCTTGTCGATTTTAATTTGAGAGATGAATTTACAGTAGAAAACACTTCCGAAGAACTTTTTGATAATATCTACTGGAAAAAAGGAGGTATAGATCTGGAAACCGGCGAGAAAACTCTTACGCTTAAGCAATTTGAAAAAAGATATACTCCTCGATTTCTAAGAATTGCAAAAGATGTATACGGAAACACTATATATCAGCGTTACCAGGCCATGCATGAAGATGATCGTCAAAATGAAGATCTACAACAGGCTCTTCGAAACTTTGATGTTAATGTAAATATTAACTGGTTGCTTATGCATATGGGTGCTGCTTACCGATATTTGAGCAAGAAAGATGAAACTATAAAAGCGACTGGTGGAACAAACTGGAAAAAATTCCTGCCACCGAGTTTTCAAAGAGTTTCTTTCTTTCCCGAATTATGGAGTCAGGAAGAACTGAACGACTGGGGGAAGCAATGGGTGAACCACACATTTAATACTGAAAAACAAAAAGCATAA
- a CDS encoding peptidoglycan DD-metalloendopeptidase family protein, which yields MKKLGLLVMLMLAMTACNDDEKEQAVNEVETKKIPKIEKQYGFILNDFEVIRDTIRSGDSFGYIMDQNGVGHGKVFEVSEKVKDTFNPARITAGKKYMILRAKDSAKTPQYFIYENDKINYTVVSIGDSIYAEKKKRPVTVKQREVSGVITSSLSEAMQAQGLSNLLVYELSNIYQWSIDFFKLQKGDQFKMVYQEKYIDDTIFAGIEKVDAAVFKHSDRPYYAFSYMTDSISGQPSFYDEEAKALQSFFLKAPLNYSRISSRFTKRRFHPVQKRWKAHLGTDYAAPHGTPIVSTANGTVIASGYTSGNGNYVKVRHNGKYTTQYLHMSKRAVRNGQSVKQGDVIGYVGSTGLATGPHVCYRFWVNGKQVDPFRQNLPSAEHITDNLKDDYLNHIESIRAELDQIPYKSI from the coding sequence TTGAAGAAATTAGGCTTATTAGTAATGCTAATGCTGGCAATGACTGCCTGCAATGACGATGAGAAAGAACAGGCCGTAAATGAGGTCGAGACAAAAAAAATTCCTAAGATCGAGAAACAGTATGGTTTTATCTTGAATGATTTTGAGGTCATTAGGGATACCATAAGGTCTGGTGATAGTTTTGGTTACATCATGGATCAAAATGGCGTAGGTCATGGAAAGGTCTTCGAAGTTTCAGAAAAGGTAAAAGATACCTTTAACCCTGCGAGGATCACTGCCGGTAAGAAATACATGATCCTGAGAGCAAAAGATTCGGCTAAAACTCCGCAATATTTCATTTACGAAAATGATAAGATCAACTATACGGTTGTATCTATTGGGGATAGTATCTATGCTGAAAAGAAGAAAAGACCGGTTACGGTTAAACAAAGAGAAGTAAGCGGAGTGATCACTTCTTCCCTTTCAGAAGCAATGCAGGCTCAGGGCTTGAGTAATCTTCTGGTTTACGAACTTTCGAATATTTATCAGTGGAGTATTGATTTCTTTAAACTTCAGAAGGGAGATCAGTTCAAAATGGTTTACCAGGAAAAATATATTGACGATACTATTTTCGCCGGGATTGAAAAGGTAGATGCCGCAGTTTTCAAACATTCAGACAGGCCATACTATGCCTTCAGTTATATGACCGACAGTATTTCTGGTCAGCCTAGTTTTTATGATGAAGAAGCTAAAGCATTACAAAGCTTTTTTCTGAAAGCTCCGCTAAATTACTCCAGGATCTCTTCAAGGTTTACAAAAAGACGTTTTCATCCTGTTCAGAAGAGATGGAAAGCTCACCTTGGAACAGATTATGCTGCACCACATGGCACGCCAATCGTAAGTACGGCTAATGGAACCGTGATCGCTTCAGGCTATACTTCTGGAAACGGAAATTATGTAAAGGTGAGACATAATGGAAAGTATACTACTCAATATCTTCACATGAGTAAGCGCGCAGTTAGAAATGGCCAAAGTGTTAAGCAAGGTGATGTGATAGGTTATGTTGGAAGTACAGGACTTGCTACGGGGCCTCATGTATGTTATCGATTCTGGGTAAACGGCAAACAGGTGGATCCATTCCGCCAGAATCTGCCCTCAGCCGAGCATATCACAGACAATCTAAAAGACGATTATTTAAATCATATTGAATCGATTCGCGCAGAGCTGGATCAAATTCCCTATAAAAGTATCTAG